One part of the Aspergillus fumigatus Af293 chromosome 7, whole genome shotgun sequence genome encodes these proteins:
- a CDS encoding DnaJ domain protein yields the protein MVADTTYYDALGVPPTATELEIKKAYRKLAIVTHPDKNPGDETAHARFQAIGEAYQVLSNEELRKRYDKYGKEESVPGGGFEDPAEFFSMIFGGSAFVDLIGEISLMKDLTATMDITMQEMEEEELAEAAEEKLHIHDEGVKAAAATGEASHAAGTAAPGPGPVPAAAAAAEPSEKPASTSGSSTPRRYLGQQAIMDKSEEEARMEAAGLSQEEKELRKKEKKKGLSREQQERLAAYELERKKAREERVNTLATKLVDKLSVWTETDKGPDVTRAFEEKIRLEVENLKMESFGLEILHAIGATYTSKATSFIKSQKFLGISGFFSRLKDKGTLAKETWTTISTAIDAQMTMEEMAKLEEKGGEDWTDEKKAEYEKKVTGKILAAAWRGSKFEIQSVLRDVCDQVLGDKRVKLEKRLERAHALVIAGNIYSKAERDPEEEGDYMAFEQLMAEAMSKKGKDEKKKKKEKPKNEHHHHEATTA from the exons ATGGTCGCAGACACTACCTACTACGATGCTTTGGGTGTGCCACCCACGGCCACAGAACTCGAGATTAAGAAGGCCTATCGGAAACTGGCTATTGTGACCCATCCTG ACAAGAACCCTGGCGATGAGACTGCGCATGCGAGATTTCAAGCG ATTGGAGAAGCCTACCAAGTTCTCAGCAATGAGGAGCTACGAAAGCGTTATGATAAATATGGAAAGGAAGAATCAGTTCCGGGCGGTGGTTTCG aggaccCGGCCGAGTTCTTCAGTATGATCTTTGGTGGCAGCGCGTTTGTCGATCTGATTGGTGAAATCTCGTTGATGAAGGACCTGACCGCGACCATGGATATCACCATGCAAgaaatggaggaggaagaactGGCGGAGGCCGCGGAAGAGAAACTCCATATTCACGATGAGGGGGTCAAGGCTGCCGCCGCGACAGGGGAAGCCAGCCATGCCGCAGGCACCGCAGCCCCGGGCCCAGGACCAGTACCAGCTGCAGCCGCGGCGGCGGAACCTTCAGAGAAGCCGGCCTCAACCTCCGGATCGAGTACACCCCGCCGTTACTTGGGACAACAGGCTATCATGGACAAgtcggaagaggaggctcGGATGGAGGCAGCCGGTCTGTctcaggaggagaaggaactgcgcaagaaggagaaaaagaagggccTATCTCGGGAGCAGCAAGAGCGCCTGGCTGCTTACGAACTGGAGCGAAAGAAGGCTCGTGAGGAGCGGGTCAACACTCTGGCGACGAAGTTGGTCGACAAGCTAAGCGTGTGGACGGAAACCGACAAGGGTCCCGACGTAACCCGTGCCTTTGAGGAGAAGATTCGCCTTGAGGTGGAAAACCTGAAAATGGAATCGTTCGGTCTGGAGATTCTGCATGCCATTGGTGCTACCTACACATCAAAAGCTACCTCGTTTATCAAGTCTCAGAAGTTCCTTGGTATCTCCGGTTTCTTCTCTCGGCTGAAGGACAAGGGTActctggccaaggagacctGGACTACAATCTCAACAGCTATCGATGCGCAGATGaccatggaggagatggccaagctggaagagaagggcgGAGAGGACTGGaccgacgagaagaaggcggagTACGAGAAGAAGGTCACCGGCAAGATCCTGGCGGCCGCATGGCGAGGCAGCAAATTTGAGATTCAGAGCGTGCTGCGCGACGTCTGTGATCAAGTCCTGGGTGACAAGCGCGTCAAACTAGAGAAACGACTCGAGCGCGCGCACGCCTTGGTTATTGCCGGCAATATCTATTCAAAG GCAGAGCGTGAtcccgaggaagaaggagactACATGGCCTTTGAGCAGCTCATGGCTGAGGCCATGtcgaagaagggcaaggacgagaagaaaaagaagaaggaaaagccGAAGAATGAGCATCACCACCACGAAGCAACCACCGCGTAG